The Pedobacter roseus genome contains a region encoding:
- a CDS encoding c-type cytochrome, giving the protein MKKTFLILGAVVIFMASFSKADLTREKTVVATATMTNHAAFQSNPGEKLINKSDCLGCHNKTNKIIGPAYVEIAKKYPATEKNINMLADKIIKGGTGVWGNMPMTAHATLKKDDAKLMVKYILSLKK; this is encoded by the coding sequence ATGAAAAAGACATTTTTAATTTTAGGCGCTGTAGTCATCTTTATGGCTTCATTTTCAAAGGCAGATTTAACCAGAGAAAAAACGGTAGTTGCAACAGCAACAATGACAAACCATGCTGCTTTCCAGTCAAATCCAGGCGAAAAACTGATCAATAAATCAGATTGTTTAGGTTGCCATAACAAAACCAATAAAATTATTGGCCCTGCTTATGTAGAAATCGCTAAAAAATATCCGGCTACCGAGAAAAACATCAACATGTTAGCCGATAAAATTATTAAAGGTGGAACCGGGGTTTGGGGCAATATGCCAATGACTGCTCATGCTACACTTAAAAAAGACGATGCAAAATTGATGGTAAAGTACATTTTATCCCTTAAAAAATAA
- a CDS encoding TonB-dependent receptor translates to MGTTTDENGAFALKGLTVDSRVLVVRYVGFISKEVNLSPGNADENLNISLSEDNLQLESVMVTGGNPKKKLESSVALTSVSNKDITNRAPLNSTDLLKAIPGLTVESTGGDGPGNVWVRGFPQQGGYIFLGIQEDGLPLLPTGFNTNPSVDQYYKTDLTIQNIEAVRGGNASIIQSNTPGAVVNNISYVGADKQYGQFKFTTGFSQGLYRFDGNTGGKINENIKYNIGGFYRTDNGVVDQGFNPANQGGQIKGNMTFNFKNHKGFVRVYGKYLNDKVQFLLTSYYPYDGTGKPTTYRDYDMASQSIVPLQTEWSYNDPVAGNHNFSLTDGIHTKLGSGGFQFNYLTDSGWQIVNNFRYQNTHTNSTYTVPSGIAARTAATPYYYPGGAVAPFVAGDYVITSSANGQINSDVQVVDYLDLKKTIKNHSLGIGAGIHQYNRDDLRYAFRSFSEFKEHPSIILQSPIAAERTIQTKNTFIGDTRTLSAYASDEIKISEQWRLDIGARIDNQNVKGDRPYYALNTDGTVNTTAAATATILGYTPYDETLTNWAASVGANYKINSTSSIFARATKAYNAPTIGDYNASAYNPANIKKRPVYLGEVGFKYAKNNLAIFASGSYSAIKNVSLTINVPTTAAGTQALVAFGSTRTFSAEYEVSYKIAKPLSLRLTGTLQDSKYTDYEASTKGNAAVLAEFGDRTYSFTGKRTERVPVLNTELGANYDYKNFNLYVAANYVGSRFTSPSDSYKLPAYVVMKAGAGYNFTKKVSIRFWADNLLNAKVLTEGDVRGDQFRDFSTVTPGTLMIGRTLLQRTFWGSLAYSF, encoded by the coding sequence ATCGGCACCACCACTGATGAAAACGGTGCTTTTGCGCTAAAAGGACTAACAGTAGATAGTCGGGTGTTAGTTGTGCGTTACGTAGGTTTTATCTCCAAAGAAGTAAATCTTTCTCCGGGCAATGCCGACGAAAACCTGAACATCAGTTTATCAGAAGATAATCTTCAATTAGAAAGTGTGATGGTAACCGGCGGTAACCCAAAGAAAAAATTAGAAAGTAGTGTGGCGTTAACATCAGTGAGCAATAAAGACATCACGAACAGGGCGCCATTAAACAGTACCGATTTATTAAAAGCCATACCCGGCTTAACCGTAGAAAGTACAGGTGGCGATGGTCCGGGCAATGTTTGGGTAAGGGGCTTTCCACAACAGGGCGGTTATATTTTCTTGGGCATCCAGGAAGATGGCTTACCGCTTTTGCCAACAGGTTTCAACACCAATCCATCAGTAGATCAATATTACAAAACTGATTTAACCATCCAGAACATCGAAGCGGTTAGAGGTGGCAATGCTTCCATTATCCAGTCCAATACACCGGGTGCTGTGGTAAACAATATCAGTTACGTTGGGGCAGATAAACAATACGGTCAGTTTAAATTTACCACAGGTTTTTCGCAGGGTTTATACCGTTTTGATGGAAACACCGGCGGAAAAATAAACGAAAACATTAAATACAACATTGGTGGTTTTTACCGTACCGATAACGGTGTGGTAGATCAGGGTTTCAATCCGGCCAATCAGGGTGGACAGATTAAAGGCAATATGACTTTTAATTTCAAAAACCATAAAGGTTTTGTCCGCGTGTATGGTAAATACCTCAATGATAAAGTTCAGTTCCTCTTAACCAGCTATTATCCTTACGATGGTACCGGGAAACCGACTACCTACCGCGATTATGATATGGCTTCACAGTCCATTGTTCCACTACAAACCGAATGGAGTTATAACGACCCCGTAGCCGGCAACCACAATTTCAGTTTAACTGATGGTATCCATACCAAATTAGGATCAGGAGGCTTTCAGTTCAACTATTTAACCGATAGTGGCTGGCAGATTGTGAACAATTTCCGCTACCAGAACACCCATACCAACTCAACTTATACCGTTCCTTCCGGAATTGCAGCCAGAACCGCAGCAACACCTTATTATTATCCTGGCGGCGCAGTTGCACCATTTGTTGCAGGTGATTATGTAATTACTTCATCGGCCAACGGACAGATCAACAGCGATGTGCAGGTAGTAGATTATTTAGACCTGAAAAAAACCATTAAAAACCACAGTTTGGGTATCGGTGCAGGCATCCACCAGTATAATCGTGATGATTTACGTTATGCTTTCCGTTCATTTTCTGAATTTAAAGAGCATCCGAGCATTATTTTACAGTCACCAATTGCAGCAGAGCGTACCATCCAGACCAAAAACACCTTTATTGGCGATACCAGAACCTTATCAGCCTATGCTTCAGATGAGATCAAAATTTCTGAACAATGGCGTTTAGATATCGGTGCGAGGATTGACAACCAAAATGTAAAAGGCGACAGACCTTATTATGCGCTAAATACAGATGGAACGGTTAATACTACTGCAGCCGCCACTGCAACAATTTTAGGTTATACGCCTTACGATGAAACCTTAACCAATTGGGCGGCATCAGTTGGTGCCAACTATAAAATAAACTCCACTTCAAGCATTTTTGCAAGGGCTACCAAAGCTTATAATGCACCAACAATTGGCGATTACAATGCCTCGGCATATAATCCGGCCAACATCAAAAAACGTCCGGTTTATTTAGGTGAGGTAGGTTTTAAATACGCGAAGAACAATCTCGCTATTTTTGCCTCAGGAAGTTACTCAGCCATTAAAAATGTATCGTTAACCATCAACGTACCAACAACAGCAGCAGGAACACAAGCTTTAGTTGCATTCGGTTCTACCCGCACATTCAGTGCCGAATACGAAGTTTCTTACAAAATTGCCAAACCGCTTAGTTTACGTTTAACAGGAACATTACAGGATTCTAAATACACCGATTACGAAGCATCAACCAAAGGAAATGCAGCCGTACTGGCAGAATTTGGCGACCGTACCTATAGTTTCACTGGTAAAAGAACAGAACGCGTGCCGGTTTTAAATACCGAGCTTGGCGCTAACTACGATTACAAAAATTTCAACTTATATGTAGCGGCAAATTATGTGGGTAGCCGTTTTACCTCTCCCAGCGACAGTTACAAACTACCTGCCTATGTGGTAATGAAAGCTGGAGCGGGATACAATTTCACTAAAAAAGTTTCAATAAGATTTTGGGCAGACAACTTGTTAAATGCAAAAGTGTTGACAGAGGGCGATGTTCGCGGAGACCAGTTCAGGGATTTCTCGACCGTTACCCCTGGCACATTAATGATTGGACGGACATTACTTCAACGTACTTTCTGGGGATCATTGGCTTATTCATTCTAA
- a CDS encoding sugar phosphate isomerase/epimerase family protein, with protein sequence MTTRRTFLQQAGLAGAAAFLSPAIITTALAQSAKVSKIGIGLFTLREQLTADVKATIQQVAKIGYNQVETYYGYPGKYEVKGFWGLEAKDFNALLQANGLTSPSGHYNVTEFLSSGDDKVLKSHIETAATVNQKYFVIPALPTDIRTNGSLDDYKRMAAKFNQAAELCQKSGLKLAYHNHNFEFKDQGNGVTGYEILLTETDAKLVGFELDIFWAVNAGLDPVAMFRKNPGRYKMFHVKDMDKTDKAVFTEVGAGRIDFKSIFAASKLAGVDYIFTEQDIIKKAPYESIAESYNYIKKNQL encoded by the coding sequence ATGACAACAAGAAGAACATTTTTACAACAGGCAGGCTTAGCAGGTGCGGCAGCCTTTTTAAGTCCGGCTATCATTACTACAGCTTTAGCTCAGTCGGCAAAAGTTTCAAAAATCGGAATCGGTCTTTTCACCCTCAGGGAACAGTTAACTGCTGATGTAAAAGCCACCATCCAACAGGTTGCCAAAATCGGCTATAACCAGGTAGAAACCTATTATGGTTATCCGGGCAAATACGAGGTGAAAGGTTTTTGGGGTTTGGAAGCCAAAGATTTCAATGCTTTATTGCAAGCAAACGGACTCACCTCCCCGAGCGGACATTACAATGTAACAGAGTTCTTATCTTCAGGAGACGATAAAGTATTAAAATCGCACATTGAAACAGCAGCCACTGTAAACCAAAAATACTTTGTGATTCCGGCTTTGCCAACTGATATCAGGACCAACGGAAGCCTGGACGATTACAAACGTATGGCCGCCAAATTTAACCAGGCGGCAGAACTTTGCCAAAAATCGGGTTTAAAACTGGCCTACCACAACCATAATTTCGAATTTAAAGATCAGGGAAATGGCGTTACAGGTTACGAAATCCTCTTAACAGAAACCGATGCCAAACTGGTAGGTTTTGAACTTGATATTTTTTGGGCAGTAAATGCAGGCTTAGATCCCGTAGCCATGTTCAGGAAAAATCCCGGCCGTTATAAAATGTTCCATGTTAAAGATATGGACAAAACAGACAAAGCCGTTTTTACCGAAGTAGGCGCTGGCAGAATCGATTTCAAAAGCATTTTTGCAGCTTCCAAACTGGCAGGTGTCGACTACATTTTCACAGAACAGGATATTATTAAAAAAGCACCTTATGAGAGTATAGCCGAAAGTTATAATTACATCAAAAAGAACCAGCTTTAA
- a CDS encoding GMC oxidoreductase, giving the protein MNLNTDLKAENTYDAIVVGSGISGGWAAKELTEKGLRVLMLERGMNIEHITGYETAMKNPWDFKHAGKLTEEQKRTHPVQKRDYPYQEANEKWWVNDLECPYTEDKRFDWYRGFHVGGKSLMWGRQSYRLSDHNFEDNKKDGHGADWPIRYAELSPWYDYAERFAGISGSKENWPTCPDGEFLPPMDLNIVEKSVKARVEEHYKRERIIMIGRTANLTVPHKGRGNCQYRNLCSRGCPFGAYFSTQSSTLPAAMATKRLTLRPYSIVNHIIYDKDTKKAKGVMVIDAQTNKTMEFYAKIVFVNGSTLGSTFLLLNSTSEAHPNGLGNASGQLGHNLMDHHFRCGASGEAEGFDDKYTYGRRANGIYVPRYQNIGNDKRDYLRGFGYQGGASRANWQSDVAELSFGADLKEKMTKPGKWTMGLGGFGEMLPYYENKVYIDHSKKDKWGQPVLAIDCEYKENEKKMRVDMMNDAAEMLEKAGMKNIKTYDAGCYPGMAIHEMGTARMGNDPKTSVLNKWNQMHEVNNVFVTDGSCMPSIACQNPSLTFMALTARACDYAVKELKKKNI; this is encoded by the coding sequence ATGAATTTAAATACAGATTTAAAAGCAGAAAATACTTACGATGCTATTGTAGTAGGATCGGGGATTAGTGGCGGCTGGGCTGCAAAAGAACTTACAGAGAAAGGCTTACGTGTACTGATGCTCGAAAGAGGAATGAACATTGAGCACATTACAGGTTACGAAACCGCCATGAAAAACCCATGGGATTTTAAACATGCTGGTAAGTTAACCGAAGAGCAAAAACGTACCCACCCTGTACAAAAAAGAGATTACCCTTACCAGGAAGCAAACGAAAAATGGTGGGTAAACGATTTAGAATGCCCTTACACCGAAGATAAACGTTTCGATTGGTACCGTGGTTTCCACGTGGGTGGAAAATCCCTAATGTGGGGCCGTCAGAGTTATCGTTTAAGCGATCACAACTTCGAAGACAATAAAAAAGATGGTCACGGTGCAGACTGGCCTATCCGTTACGCAGAGCTTTCGCCCTGGTACGATTATGCTGAGCGTTTTGCCGGCATCAGTGGATCAAAAGAAAACTGGCCTACTTGTCCTGATGGTGAGTTTTTACCTCCAATGGATTTAAACATTGTAGAAAAATCGGTAAAAGCACGCGTAGAAGAACATTATAAAAGAGAGCGTATCATCATGATTGGCCGTACCGCCAATTTAACAGTGCCTCACAAAGGTCGTGGCAATTGCCAATACAGAAATTTATGTAGTCGTGGTTGCCCTTTTGGTGCTTATTTCAGTACGCAATCTTCTACCCTACCTGCGGCTATGGCTACCAAACGTTTAACTTTACGCCCATACTCTATCGTAAACCACATCATTTATGATAAGGATACGAAAAAAGCAAAAGGGGTAATGGTTATCGATGCGCAGACCAACAAAACCATGGAATTTTATGCTAAAATCGTTTTTGTAAACGGTTCTACATTAGGTTCAACTTTCCTTTTATTAAACTCAACTTCAGAAGCACATCCAAATGGTTTGGGTAATGCCAGCGGACAATTGGGTCACAACTTGATGGATCACCATTTCCGTTGCGGCGCATCAGGCGAAGCCGAAGGTTTTGATGATAAATATACTTACGGACGCCGTGCAAACGGAATTTATGTACCTAGGTATCAGAACATTGGTAACGATAAACGTGATTATTTACGTGGTTTCGGTTATCAGGGCGGTGCAAGCAGGGCAAACTGGCAAAGTGATGTAGCCGAATTATCCTTCGGTGCAGACTTGAAAGAAAAAATGACCAAACCGGGCAAATGGACCATGGGATTGGGCGGTTTCGGAGAAATGCTTCCTTATTACGAAAACAAGGTCTACATCGACCATAGTAAAAAAGATAAATGGGGACAGCCGGTATTGGCCATTGATTGCGAATACAAGGAAAACGAGAAAAAAATGCGTGTGGATATGATGAACGATGCGGCCGAAATGTTAGAAAAAGCAGGCATGAAAAACATCAAAACCTATGATGCAGGTTGTTATCCAGGTATGGCAATCCACGAAATGGGTACCGCGAGGATGGGTAACGATCCAAAAACTTCAGTACTGAACAAATGGAACCAGATGCACGAAGTAAACAACGTTTTTGTAACTGATGGATCTTGTATGCCATCAATCGCCTGTCAAAATCCATCGTTAACATTTATGGCCTTAACTGCAAGAGCTTGCGATTATGCTGTAAAAGAATTAAAGAAAAAGAACATCTAG
- a CDS encoding gluconate 2-dehydrogenase subunit 3 family protein produces the protein MHRREALKNVAFLLGGAISASTMGVLFESFTLPENEKKFVNYSVEDEKIFAEFADIIVPTTKTSAGAKAAGLGKFIPMMMKDCYPAEMQTSFSKGFKDLQAKSMKDFGKNYLALTPADRKKLMIDLRTIALAQKDGKSEENKDLAYFFITARDLTLLGYYSSEIGCTKAREYVLIPGRYDGNAPLKPGQKSWAT, from the coding sequence ATGCACAGAAGAGAAGCACTCAAAAACGTTGCATTTTTGTTGGGAGGAGCAATCTCAGCAAGTACAATGGGCGTTTTATTTGAAAGTTTTACGCTCCCTGAAAACGAAAAAAAATTTGTGAATTATTCGGTGGAAGATGAAAAGATTTTTGCCGAGTTTGCTGACATTATTGTCCCGACTACCAAAACCTCTGCAGGTGCCAAAGCCGCAGGTTTAGGTAAGTTTATTCCGATGATGATGAAAGATTGTTACCCGGCCGAAATGCAAACCTCATTTTCGAAGGGCTTTAAAGATCTTCAGGCAAAATCAATGAAAGATTTCGGTAAGAACTACCTGGCCTTAACACCAGCCGACCGCAAAAAATTAATGATCGATTTAAGAACAATCGCACTTGCTCAAAAAGATGGTAAATCAGAAGAAAACAAAGATCTGGCTTACTTTTTCATCACCGCAAGAGATTTAACCTTACTCGGCTATTATTCTTCAGAGATTGGTTGCACCAAAGCACGCGAATATGTGCTTATTCCGGGCCGATATGATGGTAATGCGCCTTTAAAACCAGGCCAAAAATCATGGGCAACCTAA
- a CDS encoding Gfo/Idh/MocA family protein — MKRKLRMGMIGGGKDAFIGAVHRLAANMDGLIELSAGALSVNPEIGYESGKLLFLPDNRIYTNYEEMLTRESELPADERIDFVTIVTPNFAHFAPAMMALEKGFNVVIEKPMTLTLEEAKQLKAKVEETGLTLCLTHTYSGYPMVKQAKQMVSEGALGAIRKIVVEYPQGWLSTLSEREGNAQAAWRTDPSKTGKSGSMGDIGTHAAHLAEYISGLKITKICADLNIVVPGRAIDDDGNVLLKFDNGSNGVLVASQIAAGEENALKIRVYGEKGGIEWHQMEPNTLIARWLNAPAQIYRTGNGYMGSFAQHNTRTPGGHPEGYLEAFANIYRNFALTVNAKLNNEQPTAEMLDFPGAEDGVRGMAFIENVVASSQSDQKWHDYKL, encoded by the coding sequence ATGAAAAGAAAATTAAGAATGGGCATGATAGGCGGTGGAAAAGACGCTTTTATCGGTGCCGTACACCGTTTGGCTGCCAATATGGATGGCCTGATCGAATTATCTGCCGGAGCTTTAAGTGTAAACCCTGAAATCGGGTATGAATCTGGAAAACTACTTTTCCTTCCTGACAACAGGATCTACACCAATTACGAAGAAATGCTGACCAGGGAAAGTGAATTGCCAGCAGACGAAAGAATCGATTTCGTAACCATCGTAACCCCAAATTTTGCCCACTTCGCCCCTGCCATGATGGCTTTGGAAAAAGGCTTCAACGTGGTAATCGAAAAACCAATGACCTTAACTTTAGAAGAAGCAAAACAGCTGAAAGCAAAAGTTGAAGAAACAGGTTTAACCTTATGTTTAACCCATACCTATTCGGGTTATCCAATGGTTAAACAGGCAAAACAAATGGTTAGCGAAGGTGCTTTAGGTGCCATCAGAAAAATTGTGGTAGAATATCCTCAAGGTTGGTTAAGCACCCTTTCAGAACGCGAAGGCAATGCCCAGGCTGCCTGGCGTACCGACCCATCAAAAACCGGAAAAAGCGGTAGCATGGGCGATATTGGTACACATGCTGCACACCTGGCAGAATATATTTCTGGCTTAAAAATCACAAAAATCTGTGCCGATTTAAATATTGTGGTTCCTGGAAGAGCAATTGATGATGATGGCAACGTATTGTTAAAATTCGATAACGGAAGTAACGGTGTGCTGGTAGCCTCTCAAATTGCTGCCGGAGAAGAAAACGCATTAAAAATTAGGGTTTATGGCGAAAAAGGTGGTATAGAATGGCACCAGATGGAACCAAATACTTTAATTGCCAGATGGTTAAATGCACCTGCACAGATCTATAGAACAGGTAATGGTTATATGGGGAGTTTCGCTCAGCATAATACCCGTACACCAGGCGGTCACCCTGAAGGTTACTTAGAGGCATTTGCAAATATTTATAGAAACTTCGCCTTAACTGTAAATGCAAAACTTAACAATGAGCAACCTACTGCAGAAATGTTGGATTTTCCAGGTGCAGAAGACGGCGTAAGAGGAATGGCATTTATTGAAAATGTAGTGGCTTCCAGCCAGTCTGATCAAAAGTGGCACGATTATAAACTATAA
- a CDS encoding sugar phosphate isomerase/epimerase family protein, whose translation MTTIKGPAVFLAQFISDEAPFNTLENICEWAAGLGFKGIQMPTLDARFIDLQKAAESKTYADELKGKIASYGLEITELSTHLQGQLVAVHPAYDDLFDAFAPKEVHKNPKARTEWAVQQMKYAAKASQNLGLNAHATFSGSLLWQYFHPWPQRPAGLVEEGFAELAKRWTPILNEFDQCGVDVCYEIHPGEDLFDGETYEMFLAAVNNHPRACLLYDPSHFVLQQLDYIQYIDFYHERIKAFHVKDAEFNPTGKQGTFGGYQSWANRAGRYRSPGDGQVDFKTIFSKLAQYDFKGWAVMEWECCIKNQEDGAREGAEFIKKNIINVTDKAFDDFAASGSDSAFNKRILGLQD comes from the coding sequence ATGACAACAATAAAAGGACCAGCAGTATTTTTAGCACAATTTATAAGCGACGAGGCACCATTTAACACCTTAGAAAATATCTGCGAATGGGCAGCCGGATTAGGTTTTAAAGGTATTCAGATGCCAACACTGGATGCAAGGTTTATTGATCTTCAAAAAGCGGCTGAAAGTAAAACTTATGCCGATGAACTGAAAGGGAAAATTGCTTCTTATGGTTTAGAGATTACCGAGCTTTCTACCCACCTACAAGGTCAGTTGGTTGCCGTACATCCTGCTTACGATGATCTTTTTGATGCATTTGCACCAAAAGAAGTACATAAAAACCCCAAAGCCAGAACAGAATGGGCCGTGCAACAAATGAAATATGCAGCCAAAGCCTCTCAAAATTTAGGCTTAAATGCACATGCAACATTTAGTGGTTCGTTATTATGGCAATATTTCCACCCATGGCCGCAACGCCCTGCCGGATTAGTTGAAGAAGGTTTTGCAGAACTTGCAAAACGCTGGACACCAATTTTAAATGAGTTTGACCAATGTGGTGTTGATGTTTGCTACGAAATACACCCCGGAGAAGATTTATTTGATGGCGAAACTTACGAAATGTTCCTTGCCGCAGTAAATAATCACCCGCGGGCATGCTTATTGTATGATCCATCACACTTTGTGTTGCAACAATTGGATTACATTCAATACATCGATTTTTACCACGAACGCATTAAAGCTTTCCATGTTAAAGACGCAGAATTTAACCCTACGGGCAAACAAGGCACTTTTGGCGGCTACCAAAGTTGGGCAAACCGTGCCGGCCGTTACCGTTCGCCAGGAGATGGGCAGGTTGATTTTAAAACCATTTTTAGTAAATTGGCACAATATGATTTTAAAGGTTGGGCCGTTATGGAATGGGAATGCTGTATTAAAAACCAGGAAGATGGCGCCCGCGAAGGTGCCGAATTCATTAAAAAGAACATCATTAACGTAACAGATAAAGCATTTGATGATTTCGCTGCATCAGGCAGTGATAGCGCTTTCAACAAAAGAATATTAGGATTACAAGATTAA
- a CDS encoding STN domain-containing protein: MKKNQLISLAIYAMRVSIYQILAIIIFTCAAFANNVGAQDFLNTPISIKADQTDIKTIIEKTEHLANVKFVYSPQLINSGRKVSINVVNQKLKYFLENSLKRYDVGYRIVKDQILLYSIPANNNLELLKAFEGIVTGKVTDSKGNPIPGFLLP, translated from the coding sequence ATGAAAAAAAATCAACTTATTTCGCTGGCGATATATGCAATGAGAGTTTCGATTTACCAAATACTTGCAATAATAATTTTCACCTGTGCTGCATTTGCAAATAATGTAGGCGCACAAGACTTTTTGAATACACCCATTTCGATCAAGGCCGATCAAACCGATATTAAAACCATTATTGAAAAAACAGAACACCTGGCCAATGTGAAGTTTGTTTACAGTCCGCAATTAATAAACTCAGGCCGTAAAGTTTCCATCAATGTAGTCAACCAAAAACTTAAATACTTTCTTGAGAATTCGCTAAAACGTTATGACGTGGGATATAGAATAGTTAAAGATCAGATTCTGCTCTATTCTATTCCCGCCAATAACAACCTCGAACTTTTAAAAGCTTTCGAAGGGATTGTAACCGGAAAAGTAACCGACAGTAAAGGCAATCCTATTCCAGGGTTTCTGTTACCGTAA
- a CDS encoding Gfo/Idh/MocA family protein yields MKTEQENKNTSNRRDFIKTSAIAAAAFMIVPRHVLGGPGYLAPSDRLLVAGIGVGGKGQSDIDMFNKSGKADIAFLCDVDDRRAANSVKAFPKAKYYKDWREMLDKEHKNFDAVSVSTPDHNHAIQALAAMQLGKHVYVQKPLTHDIYEARILTAAAKKYKVVTQMGNQGASNDGPRQMKEWYEAGLIGDVHTVYAWTDRPVWPQGIPRPTKKAEIPKELDWNLWLGTAPEKDFIDKLVPFNWRGWWDYGTGALGDMGCHLIEAPFSVLNLKYAKEVEASVGSVYVDEFKRGYFPESCPPSSHVTLKFPKTNKTKGDVTLHWMDGGIQPERPEELEADETFGDGGNGTLFIGTKGKMMSETYSANPKLLPLSKNKDIKVAPKYARVPNGANGHYKQWVEAAIAGYGKQEVSSPFEIAGPLTEALLMANLAIRSFDIQKTVNGKTTYPGRYTKMLWDNDNMKVTNFDEANQFVKREYRQGWNNLTL; encoded by the coding sequence ATGAAAACAGAGCAAGAAAATAAAAACACGAGTAACCGCCGTGATTTTATTAAAACTTCGGCAATCGCTGCCGCAGCTTTTATGATCGTGCCCCGCCATGTATTGGGCGGACCCGGTTATTTAGCACCAAGCGATCGCTTACTGGTTGCCGGCATTGGTGTCGGCGGAAAAGGCCAGAGCGATATAGATATGTTCAACAAAAGCGGAAAAGCAGATATTGCCTTTTTATGTGATGTTGACGATCGCCGCGCAGCCAATAGTGTGAAAGCTTTCCCTAAAGCCAAATACTATAAAGACTGGCGCGAAATGCTGGATAAAGAACATAAAAACTTCGATGCGGTCTCTGTTTCCACTCCCGATCATAACCATGCCATACAGGCTTTGGCTGCCATGCAGCTGGGCAAACATGTTTACGTGCAAAAACCTTTAACACACGATATTTATGAAGCGCGTATCTTAACCGCTGCTGCAAAAAAATATAAAGTGGTTACCCAAATGGGTAATCAGGGTGCATCAAACGATGGTCCACGCCAAATGAAAGAATGGTATGAAGCGGGTTTAATTGGTGATGTACATACGGTTTATGCCTGGACAGATAGACCGGTTTGGCCACAGGGCATTCCACGACCAACAAAAAAAGCCGAAATTCCAAAAGAATTAGACTGGAATTTATGGTTGGGTACTGCTCCTGAAAAAGATTTTATAGACAAACTGGTTCCTTTTAACTGGCGTGGCTGGTGGGATTACGGAACCGGTGCCCTTGGGGATATGGGATGCCACTTAATCGAAGCTCCTTTTAGTGTATTAAACTTAAAATATGCAAAAGAAGTTGAAGCAAGCGTAGGCTCTGTTTATGTAGATGAATTTAAACGCGGTTATTTCCCTGAAAGCTGCCCTCCATCAAGTCACGTTACCTTAAAATTTCCTAAAACCAATAAAACCAAAGGTGATGTAACCTTACATTGGATGGACGGTGGTATCCAGCCGGAACGCCCTGAAGAATTAGAAGCTGACGAAACTTTTGGTGATGGTGGTAATGGTACCTTGTTCATCGGAACTAAAGGTAAAATGATGTCTGAAACCTATAGCGCAAACCCGAAATTGTTGCCTTTAAGTAAAAACAAAGACATTAAAGTTGCGCCAAAATACGCCCGCGTACCAAATGGTGCAAACGGCCACTATAAACAATGGGTTGAAGCCGCAATTGCAGGTTATGGCAAACAGGAAGTTAGTTCTCCTTTCGAAATTGCAGGACCGTTAACAGAAGCTTTATTAATGGCGAATTTGGCCATCAGAAGTTTCGATATCCAAAAAACAGTTAACGGCAAAACTACTTATCCAGGCAGGTACACCAAAATGCTTTGGGATAACGACAACATGAAAGTTACCAATTTCGACGAAGCAAACCAGTTTGTAAAACGCGAATACCGCCAGGGCTGGAACAATTTAACTCTTTAA